The Pseudanabaena yagii GIHE-NHR1 genome segment ATTGTAGAAGGTAATCCGAATCTTGCCTCTCTCTTGGGTTGGCATTTACAGCAGATTGGCTATTCGGTATTTCAGGCAGTCAGTGGTCAGCAAGCAAAGTTGGTATTTCAAAAGCAACAGCCAAGCTTGGTGATTTTGAGTACAGATTTGCCTGATGGGGATGGAATTGAGCTATGCCGTTGGTTGCATAAGCAAAGAAGTTCTTTGATCTTTGTCATTTCATCGCGTACGAGCGAGTCTGACATCGTGGAGGGTTTGAAAGCAGGTGCAGACGACTATTTGACGAAACCCTTTGGAATGCAGGAATTTTTGGCAAGGGTAGAAGCGTTAACGCGCAGATTACGCACCTCGGCTCCGCCAGCCTGCCTTGACTATGGCGTATTAAAAATTGATCTAGTGCAACGACAGGTCAGACTCAAGGGCAGTGCGATCGATCTCACGCCGCAGGAGTTTAGCTTGCTCTATGTCCTTGCTCAATCCGAGGGTTTAGCCCTAAGTCGTGCGGAGCTTTTACAACGAGCTTGGCCAGATGAGATTAATAATCCGCGCACTGTGGATACCCATGTTTTATCATTGCGAAAAAAATTAGAAGTTGATCCACAGCAGCCCAATT includes the following:
- a CDS encoding response regulator transcription factor, whose amino-acid sequence is MQIHNPRAIGITRQESISLIPISIEIVEGNPNLASLLGWHLQQIGYSVFQAVSGQQAKLVFQKQQPSLVILSTDLPDGDGIELCRWLHKQRSSLIFVISSRTSESDIVEGLKAGADDYLTKPFGMQEFLARVEALTRRLRTSAPPACLDYGVLKIDLVQRQVRLKGSAIDLTPQEFSLLYVLAQSEGLALSRAELLQRAWPDEINNPRTVDTHVLSLRKKLEVDPQQPNLIQTVRNIGYRFNPEALSRPSLRQNPQNTNNTNSDRPPQFTAPPSRSFAKY